From the genome of Dehalococcoidales bacterium:
GGAATAATTCTTGCCGTGCTGGTTATTGGTGTAACCGCCCTGGTGTTTCTCGCCGGTAACGGAGAAACCGAGCTGCTGCCTGAAGATACTCCGGAAGGAACGGTTCAGCGCTACCTGATCGCTATCCATGAAAGCCATTATCAGGACGCATATGCGTACCTCAAATTTCCAGCCGATGACCGGGTCGAATCTTATGAGGACTGGATGCGCATGTCGTTCGGCTGGCCGGATCCTTACCACCAGCGCACCTGGAAAGCTTCCCTTGGTGAATCTGAAATCACTACAAACAAAGCTACTGTTGGAGTGGTTATCGATACTTTCCGCCCGGGAGGCGTATTCGAAGACCCGGTAAACAGCCAAAATCTTCTCTTTTCGCTTCAATATGAAAATGGCAAATGGTTTATTACTTCACCGATTTATATCTACTGGATTTATTAGGGAGGTAATCATATGATTCTATCTCTGGCCACGCTTCTGATTCCCATCCTGATAATATTAGCCATTGTAATGGCGGTCCGCTCAAAAGGTGCTCCGGTTTCCGGCATGGAAGGGGTTTCTATGGCGCGGCATGTATGGCTCTATCTGCTGACGCTGATTTCATTAGGTATACTGGCAGCCGGGGTAGGCCAGTTGCTCACCCTTTTGTTTGATGTAACTATCAGAAGTTCCTATATTTCTTCTATTGGCAACCGTCCATTTGACCTGGAAAGGCTCGCGCTTGGCCTTGCCATGATGCTTATCAGCGGCCCCTTATGGTTTTTGTTCTGGAACGGGGCGCGTCGCCGGATTATACAAAACCCAGCCGAGGGCGACTCGATAATCCGCAAACTGTTTCTTTCCCTGGTGATTCTGGTAGCTGCTTTAATCTTCCTCCCAACTCTTGCCAGTGTTTTCCGTTGGCTATTATCCGGAGCAAAGGCAGAAAGTTTTTCTTCCTCCAATCTGGCAACTGTCATCGTAACTGGCATTATCTGGTTTTATCACTGGCGCGTATCAAAACGTGAAGGATTTTCATCTCCCGCAGCCAGGACTATCCAGAGGTGGTACATATATATTCTTTCCGGTTTCGGCCTCGTGTGGCTGGCTTCTGGCACTATAGTGTTTGTCACTGTAGCGGCGGAGAGCCTGCCATTCTGGAAAGACAGCTTTATCGGCAGCTCTTTCTGGAATGATGCCATTATTACCGCCATTACCCAGATAGTTCTCGGTGGAGCAACCTGGTACTTCCACTGGTTCCGGATGGCAAAAGCAGATGTCGAATCCGCCCTTCGCCAGGTATATTTCTACCTGCTTGCCATCACCGGTGGAGCAGTGCTGACACTAGTTGCCGCAACATTATTCTTCTATAAAACCTTTTACTGGTTTTTTGGAGCCGCTAACGTATCAGCCGGAGAACATTTCCAGTTTCTTTGCTGGACAGTGCCTTCTATATTGGTAGGAATCGCCATCTGGCTTTACCACCGGTCCCTGGCTCAGGAAGAAGCAGGCAAGGCCGAAGAAAAACGCGAATCCGCCCGGCGTGTTTATATATATCTCGTGAACTTCCTCGGGCTGGGAACCTCGGTGGCAGGGGTGGTTATGCTCTTCGGCATATTGCTCTCATTTATTATCAATGCCTTGTCCACTTCGCTCACACCAGCCCCCGGCTGGTGGCGGGATCAGCTGGCCATAAGCCTGGCACTTCTGCTGGTTGGCTTGCCCTTGCTGTTGTACTACTGGAATATCGCCCTCAAGCGGGCTCACATTGAAGCACTGGTAGAGTGGCGTTCGCTTGCCCGGCGGATTTTTCTGTATACTGCTATCGGTATCGCCATTATCGCCCTCACTGCTGGTCTGGTAAATATCGTTTACCAGTTAATCAGCGGTGTGCTCGATTCAACATCATCGGTGAATATCCTGCGTAATTCCCGGTGGAGCCTACAGGCAATTCTTGCGGCTGCACCTGTACTCATCTATTTCTGGCAGGTTTTAAAATCAGACCAGCGCCGAGGCTCCGAAACCGTCCTCGCCCAAAAAGAAGTAACCCTGCTTGCATTCGACCCGGGGCGTAACCTTTCACAGGCGCTCCAGAAACAACTCGGGTATAAAATACATCTGCTTCAACTGGAAGCCGGGCCATATGAAACTGTGCCCCGGTTAACCGAGGAAGGAATAGCGCTACTATCCCTGGATATACAATCTTCCCTTGGTGATAAATTAATGGTTGTTGTTACGGGTGATAAAACACAAATTCTCCCTTACCGGGCAGATTAACTCATAGCTCGCATAAACAATTAAAGGCGGGCAATACCCGCCTTTAACATTACATAATATATGCTCTCCGGCGGGCTATTATCACCCGCCTGGAACATGTTAATAACAGCTATGACCTACGGCACCAGTTCAATCGCATCGGCATACACCATTCTCCGGCTATATATCGGTACTACGCCGGGTACGGAAAATACCTCGAATTCCTTGATAAGCAAGCGGTAGCTCTTAGCGGTATCCGGCAAGGTTATATCTCCTGTCCAGGTGGTGGTTCCAGCGATACTGATTTTCGCGTTAGGCGTAAGTATTACCGGGTTCCAGTCTACTGGCTCCCATGCCAGTTCCCCGGCAACCGAAGGGTCAATTCCGTCTCTCACCTTTTCCAGACTGGCTTCAATAGTAGCCGGACCGTCATTTCCACTGGCCATGCTGTAGCTGTTGCCGGTAACGGAAATATGGCGCAATGCAGAATTAGCCCCGTCCCGGGTTACACTGGCAAACCGGTCGGGAGTGATCTGGGCAAAATCAGCCAGTACCACCCGGGAAAGATGTACGTTTTCCCGCGTAGTATCTACCACCGTATCCGGCCCGGTTATTGCCCGGTAAAGCGAATAAGGCTGGTAACGGGCCAGCGCCAGACGTATGAACGGAAAATAGGTGTTCCCGGCATCGATTTCCATATCGCAATACCACAGCTTTCTACTAGCATCATAACCCACGGTATGCCCGGCAACATTAATTTTCAGATTCTGGTCATTGACCTCTTCCAGCAACATGCCGGTTGCCTGGTATTCGCTTTTGGAAAGCTTGAAGGCACCCAGAGTCGGCATTTCATCGATCGGGCTGGAACGGAATACCGGGTCCATGCCCCATTGGGTAACAAACGGCCGGATTTTTTCCAGCTCCTCATCATTGGAAACGGAGATATTGTCCGGACCGGGCCAGATGATTGCCGCCAAAAGCTCGCCATCACCAGAGGTATACCATGGCCTTTCCATGTATATGCGTAAACCCCCGCCCTTGCGCTCGCTGTTAATGGTAGAATCTCCCTTTCCGCTGACGTTGGTCCGCCAGCTGAAGG
Proteins encoded in this window:
- a CDS encoding DUF5671 domain-containing protein, giving the protein MILSLATLLIPILIILAIVMAVRSKGAPVSGMEGVSMARHVWLYLLTLISLGILAAGVGQLLTLLFDVTIRSSYISSIGNRPFDLERLALGLAMMLISGPLWFLFWNGARRRIIQNPAEGDSIIRKLFLSLVILVAALIFLPTLASVFRWLLSGAKAESFSSSNLATVIVTGIIWFYHWRVSKREGFSSPAARTIQRWYIYILSGFGLVWLASGTIVFVTVAAESLPFWKDSFIGSSFWNDAIITAITQIVLGGATWYFHWFRMAKADVESALRQVYFYLLAITGGAVLTLVAATLFFYKTFYWFFGAANVSAGEHFQFLCWTVPSILVGIAIWLYHRSLAQEEAGKAEEKRESARRVYIYLVNFLGLGTSVAGVVMLFGILLSFIINALSTSLTPAPGWWRDQLAISLALLLVGLPLLLYYWNIALKRAHIEALVEWRSLARRIFLYTAIGIAIIALTAGLVNIVYQLISGVLDSTSSVNILRNSRWSLQAILAAAPVLIYFWQVLKSDQRRGSETVLAQKEVTLLAFDPGRNLSQALQKQLGYKIHLLQLEAGPYETVPRLTEEGIALLSLDIQSSLGDKLMVVVTGDKTQILPYRAD